The Borrelia duttonii Ly genome includes a window with the following:
- a CDS encoding Vsp/OspC family lipoprotein codes for MKEEGIKGIKGKEELGNIEECRMGRRVKGIVMVMVVMMGCNSGGVSGEGTGEEGKGRKGDGSVIDLKGVSKKIRDAVEFAGSVKEVETLVKSIDALAKAIGKKIQAAGATAANANQNDSLVVGAYNIISDAKAKLEVLEAKAGKFSGIKEKVASAKSSSKSLLDKWAESHGDLGKGGAEDSAVKKAMDKSDATGGKGKKELEDLNKEIVSLIIDVTNVVEDEIKKLTEKPVKPAFGD; via the coding sequence ATGAAAGAAGAGGGAATAAAAGGAATAAAAGGGAAGGAAGAATTGGGAAATATAGAGGAGTGTAGGATGGGAAGAAGAGTAAAAGGAATAGTAATGGTGATGGTGGTGATGATGGGATGTAATAGTGGAGGAGTAAGTGGAGAAGGGACAGGAGAAGAAGGGAAAGGAAGGAAGGGAGATGGGAGTGTAATAGATTTAAAGGGAGTAAGTAAAAAGATAAGAGATGCGGTGGAGTTTGCGGGGAGTGTAAAGGAAGTGGAAACTTTAGTTAAGTCAATAGATGCACTTGCTAAAGCGATTGGAAAGAAAATTCAGGCTGCTGGTGCTACTGCTGCCAATGCTAATCAGAATGATTCACTAGTTGTAGGAGCATACAATATAATATCAGATGCAAAGGCTAAGTTAGAAGTATTAGAAGCTAAGGCTGGTAAGTTTAGTGGAATAAAGGAAAAGGTTGCATCTGCTAAGAGTTCAAGTAAATCTTTATTAGATAAATGGGCTGAAAGTCATGGTGATCTTGGTAAAGGTGGTGCTGAAGACAGTGCTGTAAAGAAAGCTATGGATAAAAGTGATGCTACTGGTGGTAAGGGGAAGAAAGAACTTGAGGATTTAAATAAAGAAATTGTTAGTTTGATTATCGATGTTACCAATGTAGTAGAAGATGAAATCAAGA